Proteins encoded in a region of the Persephonella sp. genome:
- a CDS encoding lysine 2,3-aminomutase, with product MKYRSYTVHNFREIPQVREKLTPEQQFDIEVVAQVFPFKTNNYVVEKLINWDNPLEDPIFRLTFPQRGMLLDEDYEAIANLLKQNAPKEVIREKANEIRMKLNPHPAGQKYNVPQINGKKLHGAQHKYRETILFFPKQGQTCHAYCSFCFRWPQFVGIDELKFAMKEVELLIEYIKAHPEITDLLFTGGDPLIMKTKILRQYIEPILEARIPHLKTIRIGSKALAFWPYRFTTDDDADDLIKLFREIREAGYHLAYMAHFNHYQELETEEVKEAVDRILSTGAIIRTQSPILRHINDSAETWATMWKKQVQMNMIPYYMFMARDTGAQHYFGVPLVRAWEIFRKAYSSISGIARTVKGPSMSATPGKVRMLGVAEFNNEKVMVLDFLQGRNPEWVGKPFFAKYNPEAMWLDELEPYGSDRFFYEDELDEMLKLEEIFV from the coding sequence ATGAAATATAGAAGTTATACTGTGCACAATTTCAGGGAAATACCACAGGTAAGAGAAAAACTTACCCCTGAACAGCAGTTTGATATCGAAGTTGTGGCACAGGTTTTTCCGTTTAAAACGAATAATTATGTCGTTGAAAAGCTTATTAATTGGGATAATCCCCTAGAAGACCCTATTTTTAGATTAACATTTCCCCAGAGAGGAATGCTTCTTGATGAAGATTATGAAGCAATAGCAAATTTATTAAAACAAAATGCACCAAAAGAAGTTATCAGGGAGAAGGCAAATGAGATTCGTATGAAACTTAATCCTCACCCTGCAGGGCAGAAATATAATGTTCCTCAAATAAATGGAAAAAAACTTCACGGAGCGCAGCACAAATACAGAGAAACAATTCTATTTTTTCCAAAACAGGGGCAAACCTGCCACGCATATTGTTCTTTTTGCTTTAGATGGCCTCAGTTTGTTGGAATAGATGAGCTTAAGTTTGCAATGAAAGAGGTTGAACTACTGATTGAGTATATAAAGGCTCACCCTGAAATCACAGACCTGTTATTTACCGGTGGTGACCCTCTTATTATGAAAACAAAAATTTTAAGACAATATATAGAGCCTATTCTTGAAGCAAGAATTCCTCATTTAAAAACAATAAGAATCGGTTCAAAAGCACTTGCATTTTGGCCATATAGATTCACAACCGATGATGATGCAGATGACCTTATAAAACTTTTCAGAGAAATTAGAGAAGCCGGATATCATCTTGCATATATGGCTCATTTTAATCATTATCAAGAGCTTGAAACAGAAGAAGTAAAAGAAGCAGTTGACAGGATTCTCTCAACAGGAGCTATTATCAGAACACAATCTCCTATTCTTAGACATATAAATGATAGTGCAGAAACTTGGGCAACTATGTGGAAAAAGCAGGTTCAAATGAATATGATTCCTTATTATATGTTTATGGCAAGGGATACAGGAGCCCAGCATTATTTCGGAGTTCCACTGGTAAGAGCTTGGGAAATATTTAGAAAGGCTTATAGCTCTATAAGTGGAATAGCCAGAACAGTAAAAGGGCCATCAATGTCTGCAACACCCGGAAAAGTCAGAATGTTAGGTGTAGCCGAATTTAATAATGAAAAAGTTATGGTTCTGGATTTTCTGCAAGGAAGAAATCCTGAATGGGTAGGAAAGCCATTCTTTGCAAAATATAACCCTGAGGCTATGTGGTTAGATGAGTTAGAGCCTTATGGTTCAGATAGATTTTTCTATGAAGATGAACTTGATGAGATGTTAAAATTAGAAGAGATTTTTGTCTAA
- the cas6 gene encoding CRISPR-associated endoribonuclease Cas6 gives MRLKLSFSSDLEYISLPLHHNYALQVMLYKNLPKVLSDFLHDMGFFYKGRPFKLFTFSKIQSEHFVPLKKFKKIKYKTPITLFVSSSISDITKNLGETFIKKDKVILGKNILFLESIEIQPLPEFEEEFYIKTLSPITVYRTFENEKKYYRYYSPQEKEFNELIRKNLAKKYNIITGEEIENFPIEIKPENIKKVLFKYKDFPIEAYEGIFKIKTKPEMFKVIYDAGLGAKNSQGFGMIEIMSED, from the coding sequence TTGAGATTAAAATTATCTTTTAGCTCAGATTTAGAATATATATCTCTGCCACTGCATCATAACTACGCACTTCAAGTTATGTTATACAAAAATTTACCAAAAGTTCTTTCGGATTTCTTGCATGACATGGGATTTTTTTATAAAGGAAGACCTTTTAAACTATTTACTTTTTCCAAAATCCAGTCAGAACATTTTGTTCCTCTAAAAAAATTTAAAAAAATAAAATACAAAACACCTATTACTTTATTCGTATCCTCTTCTATATCAGACATTACCAAAAATCTGGGAGAAACATTTATAAAAAAGGACAAAGTAATTTTAGGTAAAAATATCCTTTTCTTAGAATCTATAGAAATACAACCTTTGCCGGAATTTGAAGAAGAGTTTTATATAAAAACTTTATCCCCTATCACAGTTTATAGAACATTTGAAAACGAAAAGAAGTATTATAGATACTACTCCCCACAGGAAAAAGAATTTAATGAGCTGATAAGAAAAAATCTAGCAAAAAAATACAATATCATCACTGGGGAAGAAATTGAAAATTTCCCTATAGAAATAAAGCCTGAAAATATTAAAAAAGTTCTTTTCAAATATAAAGATTTTCCAATAGAGGCTTATGAAGGAATTTTCAAAATAAAAACAAAACCAGAAATGTTTAAAGTTATTTACGACGCAGGACTTGGAGCAAAAAACTCCCAAGGCTTTGGGATGATAGAGATAATGTCAGAAGATTAG
- the cmr1 gene encoding type III-B CRISPR module RAMP protein Cmr1, whose product MEKITFECEIITPMFMYGGDGKTLELRPSEFKGMLRFWFRALHPELPIPELKRKENEIFGSTDRKGSFRIKVEQITSICRYHLLPHKNRANIPAYAPHQKFNIEFLFQNLKNKETIKNLFILSTIIGGFGRRSRRGFGSIRISRINNTEFDYANLQFIEGIQELIKSINPNFKFNFRKEKKEENYPFIRNVEIGNIAYSSYDEILKHIGQMTHDCRCGKAKVFSNIDRFVSPCYVSVIKKDKEYYPIITSLNIALPDNQKVSKEQLNTITNFKNSILQKKNLC is encoded by the coding sequence ATGGAAAAAATTACATTTGAATGTGAAATTATAACTCCGATGTTTATGTATGGTGGAGATGGGAAAACCTTAGAACTTAGGCCTTCCGAATTTAAAGGAATGCTTCGTTTCTGGTTTAGAGCTTTACATCCAGAATTGCCTATTCCAGAATTAAAAAGAAAAGAAAATGAAATCTTTGGAAGTACTGATAGAAAGGGTAGTTTTAGGATAAAAGTAGAACAAATTACATCGATTTGTAGATATCACTTATTACCACATAAAAATAGAGCAAACATACCTGCTTATGCCCCACATCAAAAGTTCAATATAGAGTTTTTATTTCAAAATCTAAAAAATAAAGAAACTATAAAAAATTTATTCATTTTATCAACAATTATAGGTGGTTTTGGGAGAAGAAGCCGAAGAGGATTTGGAAGTATAAGAATATCAAGAATTAATAATACAGAGTTTGATTATGCAAATCTTCAATTTATAGAAGGAATTCAAGAGTTAATAAAATCTATAAATCCAAATTTTAAATTTAACTTTAGAAAAGAGAAAAAGGAAGAAAATTATCCTTTTATTAGGAACGTAGAAATTGGAAATATAGCCTATAGTTCTTATGATGAAATCTTAAAACACATAGGGCAAATGACACATGATTGTAGATGTGGGAAAGCAAAAGTTTTTAGTAACATAGACCGATTTGTTTCTCCTTGTTATGTGTCAGTAATAAAGAAAGATAAAGAATATTATCCAATAATCACCTCATTGAATATAGCTCTACCAGACAATCAAAAAGTATCGAAAGAACAATTGAATACAATTACAAATTTTAAAAATTCTATTCTTCAAAAGAAAAATCTATGCTAA
- the cas10 gene encoding type III-B CRISPR-associated protein Cas10/Cmr2, whose amino-acid sequence MGKEYIFTFTITPVQSFISQARKTRDLFAGSQILSELTKEAVKLAKKKGAEIIMPSGDLEKAHSISNKFVVVFKNVVEENLEIIGRDIEFRTLLYWKNKIANETLKNIKGKYKSISKNEKEFSLKFNDHITKYFNIYWLFYPIENNSYQSAYKEAEKYLGAIKNVRCFEQFDTEENHRKCSICGERDAIVYRDIKFKKNEGTEPAFVCKNSLLLPDSYLIENNEGLCGICFVKRFYNKNKSGEFPSTAKISFLNVKNRASDILKNKLEEYEKDLKQGELFNEQLYYEENLTKKYFEDYGLNKNKLSEAKNKLQEIYQLAKKDKIPITRYYALIKFDGDNMGKWLSGEYLKDMSKLKDFHKALSYNLLKFAEHSRKHLDGELDGIQRGKTVYAGGDDFLGFINLKYLFEVLEYFRKAFDDLVNCPLVCYKKENKNLTFSAGIVIAHYKDPLSLVLDWVNKLEEEAKSLDDKNAFGIAVLKRSGEIRKAIYKWDKLKYIQNIYESIVVSEEFNSSFITKLEESFRKIFIDFYLYEEKNLEKVKEQIELEEKQNFILAESKRVLERSCNISDKKEKKKAIGLMNNHLNQLIDYENYNLQNFFGMLNIIKFLEREILV is encoded by the coding sequence ATGGGTAAAGAATACATTTTCACATTCACTATCACACCTGTTCAAAGTTTTATATCGCAAGCGAGAAAAACAAGAGATTTATTTGCAGGAAGTCAAATTTTATCGGAATTAACGAAAGAAGCTGTAAAATTAGCAAAGAAAAAAGGTGCCGAAATTATAATGCCAAGTGGAGATTTAGAAAAAGCCCATTCGATTTCAAATAAATTTGTTGTAGTATTTAAAAATGTGGTAGAAGAAAATTTAGAAATAATTGGCAGAGATATTGAATTTAGAACCCTACTCTACTGGAAAAACAAGATAGCCAATGAAACCTTAAAAAATATAAAAGGAAAATATAAATCTATATCTAAAAATGAAAAAGAATTTTCATTAAAATTCAATGATCACATAACAAAATACTTCAATATCTATTGGCTTTTTTATCCGATAGAAAACAATTCTTACCAAAGCGCATATAAAGAAGCTGAAAAATATTTAGGAGCTATAAAAAACGTTCGATGTTTTGAACAGTTTGATACAGAAGAAAATCATAGAAAATGTTCAATATGTGGAGAAAGAGATGCAATTGTTTATAGAGATATTAAATTCAAAAAAAATGAGGGAACAGAACCAGCATTTGTATGTAAAAACTCTTTACTACTTCCAGATAGCTATCTTATAGAAAACAATGAAGGTCTTTGTGGAATTTGCTTTGTAAAAAGGTTTTATAACAAGAACAAATCAGGAGAATTTCCATCTACAGCAAAAATTTCTTTTCTCAATGTCAAGAATAGGGCTTCAGATATACTAAAAAACAAATTAGAAGAATATGAAAAAGACTTAAAACAAGGGGAACTTTTCAACGAACAACTCTATTATGAGGAAAATTTAACTAAAAAATATTTCGAAGACTACGGTTTAAATAAAAATAAATTATCTGAAGCAAAGAATAAACTTCAAGAAATTTATCAATTAGCAAAAAAAGACAAAATACCAATAACCAGATACTATGCTCTTATAAAATTTGATGGTGATAATATGGGCAAATGGCTAAGTGGAGAGTATTTGAAAGATATGAGTAAATTAAAAGATTTTCATAAAGCTTTATCTTATAACTTGTTAAAATTTGCGGAACATTCTAGAAAACACTTAGATGGCGAATTAGATGGAATACAAAGAGGCAAAACCGTTTACGCTGGTGGAGATGATTTTTTAGGTTTTATAAATCTAAAATACTTGTTTGAGGTTTTAGAATATTTTAGAAAAGCATTTGATGATTTAGTAAATTGTCCATTAGTTTGCTATAAAAAGGAAAACAAAAACCTAACCTTCTCAGCAGGAATAGTCATAGCTCACTACAAAGACCCATTAAGCCTTGTTTTAGATTGGGTTAATAAATTAGAAGAAGAAGCGAAAAGCTTAGATGACAAAAACGCTTTTGGAATAGCCGTTCTAAAACGCTCAGGAGAAATTAGAAAAGCTATATACAAATGGGATAAGCTTAAGTATATACAAAATATATATGAAAGTATAGTTGTAAGTGAAGAATTCAATAGCTCATTTATAACAAAATTAGAAGAAAGTTTTAGGAAAATTTTTATTGATTTTTATTTATATGAAGAAAAAAATTTAGAGAAAGTAAAAGAACAAATAGAACTAGAAGAAAAACAAAATTTTATTCTTGCTGAAAGTAAAAGAGTTTTAGAAAGAAGCTGTAATATTTCTGATAAAAAAGAAAAGAAAAAAGCAATAGGTTTAATGAATAATCATTTAAATCAATTAATAGATTACGAAAATTATAATCTTCAAAACTTTTTTGGAATGTTAAACATAATTAAGTTTTTAGAGAGGGAGATTTTAGTATGA
- the cmr3 gene encoding type III-B CRISPR module-associated protein Cmr3, producing the protein MKILINPFDTLFFRDGKPFSLGEETIANTLSLPYPSTIYGAILSAYIAQNNIPLTQETLNELRENLKILNIALYDEITKNLLYPAPYDLVSKREESYSNLYPLYLNDSTLSNVNLPKIPMFKNGNVENFKGYIYQQDFKNYLSKNSDVTDKVSTNEIITSEYKIGIGINQTTNSVEESKLYRVQLTRLKNEEDIKIKIFVEFDGLDLNDEGYLKLGGENKVVYYQRLNENIDEEIKAINIDGNSSIFKLYLLTPAVFKNGYLAEWMNSKEFQKFKPDWCDEEIELKLLSISTGKYLSIGGFDLKEKRLKPMNRAVPRGSVYYFETTETDFSKIIRCFHFRSISEFKELRKQGFGITLVGNYIDRRDN; encoded by the coding sequence ATGAAAATTCTAATAAACCCTTTTGATACACTGTTTTTTAGAGATGGCAAGCCCTTCTCTTTAGGAGAAGAAACCATAGCAAATACTTTATCATTACCTTACCCATCTACAATATATGGAGCGATATTATCTGCATATATCGCTCAAAACAACATACCTTTAACTCAGGAAACTTTAAATGAGCTAAGGGAAAATTTAAAAATATTAAATATAGCGTTATACGACGAAATTACTAAAAATCTTCTATATCCCGCCCCATATGATTTAGTTTCTAAAAGAGAAGAAAGTTATTCTAACTTATATCCTTTGTATCTGAATGATAGCACCCTATCTAATGTTAACTTACCTAAAATTCCAATGTTCAAAAATGGTAATGTAGAGAACTTTAAAGGATATATATATCAGCAAGACTTTAAAAATTATTTATCAAAAAATTCTGATGTAACAGATAAAGTTTCGACAAATGAAATTATTACTTCTGAATACAAAATAGGTATTGGGATAAATCAAACTACCAATTCTGTGGAAGAAAGCAAACTATATAGAGTTCAATTAACAAGACTAAAAAATGAAGAAGACATAAAAATAAAAATTTTCGTTGAATTTGATGGATTAGACCTGAATGATGAAGGATATTTAAAGTTAGGTGGGGAAAATAAAGTAGTTTACTACCAACGTTTAAATGAAAATATCGATGAAGAAATTAAAGCTATAAATATAGACGGAAACTCTTCTATTTTTAAACTTTACTTGCTTACACCAGCGGTGTTTAAGAATGGATACTTAGCAGAATGGATGAATTCAAAAGAATTTCAAAAATTTAAACCTGATTGGTGTGATGAAGAGATCGAATTAAAACTTTTATCAATATCCACAGGGAAGTATTTATCAATCGGAGGGTTTGATTTAAAAGAAAAAAGACTAAAACCCATGAATAGAGCTGTTCCTAGAGGAAGTGTATATTATTTTGAGACTACAGAAACAGATTTCAGCAAAATTATAAGATGCTTTCATTTTAGAAGTATTAGTGAATTCAAAGAATTAAGGAAGCAAGGATTTGGAATCACACTTGTGGGAAATTATATAGATAGGAGAGATAACTAA
- the cmr4 gene encoding type III-B CRISPR module RAMP protein Cmr4 — translation MFKTAIPFFIRAITPVHAGSGNDLGIVDLPIQREGHTGFPKIEASTLKGSIRDAFELEAKSKENEEEKIKEEIKIHLIFGYDGTNASKSIKKFFEEDLDFIQFSSSIAFADARILLFPVKSLKGVFAYATCPAVLKRLESDLKMALLTNEIKIDDREFKAEIYKVEDEGKALVSNESKLIVKGNQVVLEEYLFEVEKKQEVSELAQTLSKLTGIEEDSLKERLIVLSDDDFTDFVKLSTEVITRIKINNETGTVDQGALFTEEYLPAETVMYSIVFFSPLFLDRSKDIEVESDNNSQNCEGIKKIKKDNKTCLTGKLEDFIKCKTDLKNFDENEVKDFFEKNFEKDGDNLKILQIGGNETIGKGFIEVNLFNSEGGQQKWQLNYQI, via the coding sequence ATGTTCAAAACAGCAATACCATTTTTTATAAGGGCAATAACTCCTGTCCATGCTGGGAGTGGGAATGATTTGGGAATTGTTGATTTACCTATACAAAGAGAAGGACATACAGGGTTTCCTAAGATAGAAGCTTCAACGCTAAAAGGAAGTATAAGAGATGCTTTTGAATTAGAAGCTAAAAGCAAAGAGAATGAAGAGGAAAAAATAAAAGAAGAAATAAAAATACACCTTATTTTTGGATATGATGGAACAAATGCAAGTAAAAGTATAAAAAAGTTTTTTGAGGAAGATTTAGACTTCATCCAATTTTCAAGTTCAATAGCCTTTGCAGATGCAAGGATTTTGTTATTTCCTGTTAAATCTTTAAAAGGTGTTTTTGCTTATGCAACCTGTCCTGCTGTTCTAAAAAGATTAGAATCTGATTTAAAGATGGCTTTATTAACAAATGAAATAAAAATAGATGACAGAGAATTTAAGGCTGAAATCTATAAAGTTGAAGACGAAGGAAAAGCTCTTGTTTCCAACGAAAGTAAATTAATTGTCAAAGGAAATCAAGTTGTTTTAGAAGAATATTTATTTGAAGTTGAGAAAAAACAGGAAGTCTCTGAATTAGCTCAAACTCTATCAAAACTTACAGGAATAGAAGAAGATAGCTTAAAAGAAAGATTAATAGTTCTATCCGACGATGATTTTACAGATTTTGTAAAGCTTTCAACAGAAGTTATAACAAGAATAAAAATAAATAACGAAACAGGAACAGTTGACCAAGGAGCCTTATTTACAGAAGAATACCTTCCAGCTGAAACTGTAATGTATTCAATAGTGTTTTTTTCTCCATTGTTTTTAGATAGGAGTAAGGATATAGAAGTAGAATCTGATAATAACTCCCAAAATTGCGAAGGTATAAAGAAAATTAAAAAAGACAATAAAACTTGTTTAACAGGAAAATTAGAAGATTTTATTAAGTGTAAAACAGATTTAAAAAATTTTGATGAAAATGAAGTAAAAGATTTCTTTGAGAAAAATTTTGAAAAAGATGGAGATAATCTTAAAATCCTCCAAATCGGTGGAAATGAAACTATAGGAAAAGGATTTATAGAAGTGAATTTGTTTAATAGTGAAGGAGGTCAACAAAAATGGCAACTGAATTATCAAATATGA
- the cmr5 gene encoding type III-B CRISPR module-associated protein Cmr5 yields the protein MATELSNMKQSELNRAKFAYDCVNSVLENSSEIQEKYQSYVKKIPTYVQVNGLAGTFAFIFSKKGKGSASKEAYKIIYEQVNDWLRQNYKKNNDSELMEWIINQDPKLYKAITIEILALFSWLKRFAEGMIEGEESNE from the coding sequence ATGGCAACTGAATTATCAAATATGAAACAGAGTGAATTAAATAGAGCTAAGTTTGCTTATGATTGTGTAAATAGTGTTTTAGAAAATAGTTCAGAAATACAAGAAAAGTATCAGTCTTATGTAAAGAAAATACCTACTTATGTTCAAGTTAATGGCTTAGCAGGAACCTTTGCCTTTATTTTTTCTAAAAAAGGTAAGGGGAGTGCTTCAAAAGAAGCCTACAAAATCATATATGAACAAGTAAATGACTGGCTTCGGCAAAACTATAAAAAAAATAATGATAGTGAACTTATGGAATGGATTATAAATCAAGATCCGAAATTATACAAAGCAATAACCATTGAAATTTTGGCTCTCTTTTCATGGCTCAAAAGATTCGCAGAAGGAATGATTGAAGGAGAAGAAAGCAATGAGTAA
- the cmr6 gene encoding type III-B CRISPR module RAMP protein Cmr6 has translation MSKDKKMEGIIKKLLKEKKIGFIKAKDINQDIFFHFNDVKNKEFLKEGAKISFKLEENKRGYTAKEIFILEQEKYVKSNLNNILKNEEISNFNLKLNKYSYAKFIMKDENTIKDIELKLDRIPNLNKFLSEDLYHKFISRYVSAIKNLENNTHIVREKRFKPEYKLIIGLGSPSIYEVSMTLHHIYGIPYIPGQAIKGVLRNYVINAFKCFNLNEEERLEIAKKISNNKELKNFEELGKEERQKVYKETSKEKENKALKDELFKFVFGSQDNQGNIVFFDAFPDGEITIDIDIMNNHFPEYYDKGNPPTDWQKLNPVKFLVVKNTPFRFFIGMKKGINMPPDLKKFGSEELITTKDELINYIFELLKEALEFNGIGARTSIGYGYLSSNQGR, from the coding sequence ATGAGTAAAGATAAAAAGATGGAAGGGATAATAAAAAAATTACTAAAAGAGAAAAAAATTGGATTTATAAAAGCGAAAGATATAAATCAGGACATATTCTTTCATTTCAATGATGTTAAAAATAAAGAATTTCTAAAAGAAGGTGCCAAGATTTCCTTTAAATTAGAAGAAAATAAGAGAGGATATACGGCCAAAGAAATTTTTATTTTGGAACAAGAAAAGTACGTCAAAAGCAATCTAAATAATATTCTAAAAAATGAAGAGATTTCAAATTTTAATCTGAAGTTGAATAAATATTCTTATGCCAAGTTTATAATGAAAGATGAAAATACTATAAAAGATATTGAACTAAAATTGGATAGGATACCAAACCTCAACAAATTCTTGTCTGAAGATTTATACCATAAATTTATAAGTAGATATGTATCTGCGATAAAAAATTTAGAAAACAATACACACATAGTAAGAGAAAAAAGATTTAAACCAGAATACAAACTAATCATAGGTTTAGGAAGTCCTTCTATTTACGAAGTTTCGATGACCCTTCACCATATATATGGTATTCCTTATATTCCTGGACAAGCGATAAAAGGAGTTTTAAGAAATTATGTAATAAATGCTTTTAAGTGTTTTAATTTGAATGAGGAAGAAAGATTAGAAATTGCAAAGAAAATTTCAAATAATAAAGAATTAAAAAATTTTGAAGAGTTAGGAAAAGAAGAAAGACAAAAAGTTTATAAAGAGACTTCTAAAGAAAAGGAAAACAAAGCATTAAAAGACGAGCTTTTTAAATTCGTTTTTGGTTCACAGGATAATCAAGGAAACATTGTATTTTTTGATGCTTTTCCAGATGGAGAAATAACCATTGATATAGATATAATGAACAATCATTTCCCAGAATATTATGATAAAGGAAACCCACCAACAGACTGGCAAAAATTAAATCCAGTAAAGTTTTTAGTCGTAAAAAATACCCCTTTCAGATTTTTTATTGGAATGAAAAAAGGAATAAATATGCCACCTGATCTTAAAAAATTTGGTAGCGAGGAACTAATAACAACAAAAGATGAATTAATAAATTATATTTTTGAACTTTTAAAAGAAGCTTTAGAATTTAACGGTATAGGAGCGAGAACTTCTATAGGATATGGATATTTAAGTTCTAATCAAGGAAGATAA